Genomic DNA from Sporosarcina sp. ANT_H38:
ACGTAAGTCTCTTTAACGAGCTGAACGCCTTCAACTTCTACACGATCCGAACTGGATACTTTTGTTCCAAGCTCCGTTACAACGACACCGTTCACCTTCACTTTTCCTGCAACAATTAGTGTTTCTGATTTTCTGCGTGATGCGACTCCTGCTTGTGCTAACACTTTCTGTAATCTTTCCATTAAGTCACCCCATCTTCATTCTGTAAAAAATTATGTCACACTTTGTAGTAAATGAAAAGAGGACTGACCTATATAGCGTCAGTCTTCCCTAAACCGTCACAATTGCATTTTTTCAATTAATAACCGCTTGAAGTTTACTGTTTTTTTTGCCATTAAAAAATATTCATTGTTTTATGAGTACTTCAGTCGTAATAAGTGGCTCATTGTCGAGTGACACAGTCCAATGCCCTGTACTCTTTTCATCTTTTCCACGAGGGATGAGAATGACATTCGACAATTTTGATTTCTCACCTTTTTTCAATAACAAACGGATAGGTTTGGCTAGTTCTGCTTCTACACCAGGAAGAATATCATATACTCCTTTTTTGGCGACAGTCACTAAGTCGAAAGTTGAAAACACTTTACTTGCCAAGTTTCTATGCGTATTCCAGTCGTTACCATCATTCAGTGTAACGACGATGATGTTTTTGCCGTCTTTCTCGAAATAAGTTGCAAGTGTCCTGCCCGCTGCTTTTGTAAATCCGGTCTTTCCTGCAATCGCGGTCTGCTCAGAATGGATAAGACGGTGTTTGTTACGCCAATTATAGGCCTGGTCCTTACCTTGGTAACTATAATTCTCTGTGGTAGCAATTTTACGAAATTTGTCATTCCCCATTGCATAGTGTAGCATGAGCGCAGTTTCGTATGCAGTAGACAAGTGACGCTCATCATGCAATCCAGATGGATTCGTGAAGACAGTATCATTCAATCCGTACAAAAGCGCTTTTTCATTCATCAGGTCTACAAAGCCATCCATTGAACCGCCTGCATGTTCTGCCAGCGCACGTGCAGCATCGTTACCCGACCGCAGCATCAGACCATTTAGTAGGGCATACGAGTCAATCATCATTCCTTGCGGCAAGTAAAGAGATGATCCTTCTGCCGAGGCAGCTTGTGGCGAAATTATGACATCTTTGGGCAGTTTACCACTTTCAATGAACGTAAACGCCGTCCACATTTTTGTTAGACTGGCAATTGGCAGTCTAACATTTTCGTTTTGACCTTCTAATAATCTGCCTGTATCAGCGTCAATAACAGCCCATGCTTGGCCGGATGCAGCAACTTCTTTCTGACCTCCGCCAACAAGTAACATGAAAAATAGGACAACGATTAGCGTCCGTTTCAAGAAATGTTTCCTCCTCCATCATTTTCCATTGCAAAAGCTTCTTGGAACTTTGTCATGAACAAGTCTGTTTCAACTGCTTCGCCATCTTCTTCCTGAGAAAGGGGTGGTAATCCATCAAGAGACTCCAATCCGAATCGGTCCAGGAACAAGTCTGTTGTACCAAAGAGAATTGCTCGTCCACTTCCTTCTGATCGACCTTTTTCCATTATGAGCCCCTTTGAGATAAGAGTGTTGATTGGTCCTTCGGATTTAACGCCTCGAAGATCATCGATTTCAACACGCGTCACAGGTTGTCTGTATGCGATAATCGCTAATACTTCAAGTGATGCCTGGGTCATTGATTTCGGAGACGGATTTTCTAACAACCGTTTTATATCCTCTACGAATTCTGCTTTCGTCACCAGACGATACGCACCTCCAAACTGCTTCAGCATGATACCGCTCTCTTTACGTTCTTCATAACCCATGCGAAGCCGATCAATTGCTTTAGCCACTTCCGATTCTTTATGCTCAGTTAGGGAGGTTAACTGTTTAATCGTTAACCCTTCATCCCCAACTATGAATAAAAAACTTTCAATCATTCCTGGCAAACGGTCGTTAAATTTCATTTCACTCATCCTCCCGTCGGAACGATACTGTCAAATCATCGAAATTACCAGCCTGATTGACAGTTATGTCCCGCCGTTTCATTAATTCAAGCAATGATAGAAAAGTTACGACAAGATCGCTTGTCTCACCCTTTTCGAATAAGGAATAGAAATCACATTTTCCGCCGCCTTTTTCTAGTATTGCCATAATATCATTCATTTTTTCACTGATGGATACTTCCGTTTTGGATATACTTGCTGTCATAGGTGCTTTCAAACGTTTCCTGTGAAGCATCTTTTGAAATGCACCGATTAAATCGAACACATTCAAACTTTCTTCCGACTCACTCACCACTATTTCGCCAAACTCCGTAAGATCTTCGGGTGGTTTGGTAAAATATCCGGATCGCATATCCGCAGATTCTTTCAGACTAATGGCTGCCTCTTTATATTTTTTGTATTCAATCAGGCGAGCAACTAGCTCATCACGCGGATCATCTTCCATGTCAAAATCAAAGTCGTCATCGAACTCTTCACCGTCATGGACCGGCAAAAGCATTTTGCTCTTAATTTCAATCAATGTCGCTGCAAGGACAAGGTATTCGCTTAGTTCGTCCAATTGCAGTACACGCATCGCTTGGAGGTGTTCTATGTACTGCGTTGTCAATTCCGCCATCGGGATATCGTATATATCAATTTCAAGTCGGTTAATTAAATGCAATAATAGATCTAGTGGCCCTTCAAAAGCATCTAATTTCACTTGATATGTCATTCTGTGACACCTACCTATCTTTCATACTCTGGAAAGGACTGATTGCATGCATCCGTATCATCATCCACTATTCGTAAATTTTATTGTTTATTTCAATAGCAATCAAGACTATTTTGAATGCCACGAAGTACTGGAGGAATACTGGAAATCTATTCCGAACAGCGATAAAAACCACCCGTTGACAGCCTATATCCTTCTTGCTACTGGAATGTATCATTGGCGGAGAGGTAATAAGCCCGGAGCATCACGAACTCTCAACAAAGCAATGACAAAGTTTCCGACTTTCGTTACCAACAATCCTGCATACACGGAAGAAATTGATTTTGACCAGTTAATACACGATGTTACAAGAGCGGTAAACTATTTGAATCAAGATCTGCCATTCGAATCGTTCCCAATCACAATCCTATCAGATAGAATTACTGACCTGACTAGTAAGTCGGAACAATCTATGACACTTCAACCTTTTGGCAGCGATGCCGTCATTCATAAACATATGCTTAGAGACCGCAGTGATATTCTTCGGGAACGTGAAGAAAAGAAGAAGGATAGACTTTAATTGTCTGAGCATTGAAAACTTTCTGGTCTTAAAAGTCAATAGTACCAATGGTTTTATAGTATATATGCTTATGACGAAAAAGGCGAATAAGTGAATAGTATTAAGGTCTTATCACCACGGATGAAGGCCGTTTTCAGTCGATTTCGATCCATTGAATAAACAAAATAAACGACTTTTCCCTAATCGGATTGGTCGTTTTTTGTTCTATTGACTAAATCTCCATACTTTCTTTTGGTAAATGGAAACAAGCGCCAGCACGTTTCCCATTGAAATCTTTCGCTTAGATTCACGTTGGCTTATTTATTTAAAAGACGTGTCACTTTCTAATAAGCAACACAAGCTTAGATGCATAATCTATGCCGAAAGTAAGCAAGGAACGCATTGTACTAAGTACAAGAGTGCCCGAAATCGTATCTTCGGGCACTCACACTCTCCATAGAATGTCATCAATTCTTGTCTTCCAAACAACTGCATTTTTCACTTGCACATTGTAGGAAACCGACGGGCAACTATTCATAACAGGATTACTGAAAATGGAGGTTATCAAGCTCTTCTCAACAGTATTTTATACAAAATTTTTTTAATCAACAGACGTGTAATAAAATAGAGAAACCATTACTTGTCACTCTTTTCGACAGTATTTTTAGCACTTGAATATAATCCAGAGGCCGATAACCCTAGCATTGCCCCTACCAATATACCTTGCCTCAAATCAAATTCTGCCACGTAAACCACGCCTATAACTATACCAATTACCAAAGCTATAAACGGTAACACCTTTTTACTTACCCCAGCCCTTTTAAACAACTCCACTATCCCCAAAATCAAGGGAATTATAACTACATCATAGATTTCAAACATTTAATCACCTCTCTTCCATATAATATTTTATGAGCTACTTGTCCTTTCAGTAACGGCCTGCTTTTATTTTTTTGATAAATAAAAAGAACGCCCAGGATCGACGTTCTTGATTTTTGCTCAACTATTTTTTACTACCGATAAATTACCCGCGTTTACGTTTCCTGCATATTTTAAACGAAATTTAGAACAATAGTCATCTTAATAAAAGTGTTGAGTGACAGTTCCCCAAACCTATACTTAAACACATATCATTATTAAAAAGAAAAGAGATAATCAATTAACGGAAGCTAATGTGGTGTTAAATACACCTACAATCGCAACCATGCCGTTTTAGGAATTAGTGTAGGGAAGTATTCACTTGGAGCTTTGAACAGCGTTAGGGGTTTTGCAGGAACAAGATAAGTAGTGCTATAGGGGTTCGCATCATACTCAAGTTGATAAACAAAGCATCACACAATAAAAAATAAGCTGTCCCAAAACTCTCCGAGTTGAATTCGAAGAGTTTTAAGACAGCATTGCAAGAACGGCATTTGATAGACGTTATGCTATGTACATCAATCGTGCGGGTGTTAAAAGAATCCGCATAGATGATTTCCATCACTCGCATGCATCCTATCTTATTCACAAAGGTAATATTATTCCTGGTGTTGCAACAAGACTTGGCCACATGGATTTTACCACGATGCCTACAAATCAATATCCATCAACACAAAGGGTCGACGTTAATTGTCTGAACCATCTTCTTTAGACTTACATTTCTGTATGAATAAATCAGTTTCTTCAGTTCCTATACATGCTTTGTCAGGGAAGAGCGCTTGCAGTTTCATCACCATTTCTTGACCAATCCCTTCCCCGCGGAAAGATGGATTGACAGAAAGATGCTGTAATGTGTAGTCTTCTTCTCCTAATTGAATGCCGATCAAACCGAGGAAGTCCTCATCTTTTTTCAAAAGATATAACTGCCAACTTTCATCCGTTTCATAGTGAAAAATCCATTCTTGCAATTTTTTCACAGTTTTATCGCCGGGCATATAGGAGAGTAACCCCATCGCAATTTTTTCATACGTTTTCTTATAACGCAAAAGTGTCAATTGAATCCCTTCTTTTCTGAAAATCCTTTGTTCATAGGATAGGACAAACTACGTTTCCAATGAAAAACAGTATCCTTTAGCGTGGATCTATAATCGGCATGACGAACTTCCAGTATACAGCTCCCCACACAGTAGCTGCAACTACAATGAAGATGAAAAGGAGGGTGTTGCGCTTTCTCAAATCCTCTCCTCCCGTCTTACTAATTGCAACGGTATGTCTAATCTGACAATGTCTTCATAGGTTTCCCGGCGAACGACAAGCTGATGTTCTCCATTTTCACAGAATACGACTGCCGGTTTCGGAAGGCGGTTGTAGTTACTAGCCATTGAGTAGCCATACGCACCTGTACAGAAAACAGCAATGATATCCCCTTCGGTTGGATTAGCGAGCTGAGCCTCTTCAATAAGCTTATCTCCGGATTCACAACATTTCCCTGCTATCGTCACTTTATCCACATGAGGCTCGTCCATACGATTTGCCGAAACAGCAGTATATTTTGCACCATACAATGCCGGGCGAATATTATCAGACATTCCGCCGTCAACTGCGACATATTTCCGAACACCAGGCACTTCTTTTGAACTGCCAGCAGTATAAAGAGTTGTACCTGCATCACCGACCAGCGATCTGCCTGGCTCAATCCAAATTTCTGGTACAGGGTAATTGTGGCTGCGCGTCATTGAAAGAACAACCGTCGCCATTTCTTCGACGTATACGGATGGTTCAAGCGGTTTGTCTTCTTCAGTATAACGAATACCAAATCCTCCACCTAAATTCAAAACTGTGCAGATGAATTCGTGATTATCGCGCCAAGCAACCATCTTATTCATGAGTGCCTCTGATGCTAAACGGAACGCATCTGTTTCGAATATTTGAGAGCCGATATGGCAATGCATACCTAACAAATTGATGTAAGGATGATTGTACAACTGAAGGAATGCCTCATCAGTCTGCCCATTTTTCAGATCAAATCCAAACTTCGAATCTTCCTGGCCAGTTGTAATGTAATCATGTGTAGATGCGTGTACACCTGGAGTCACTCGGATAAGCACGTTCATAGATTCTTTACGAGATTCAGCGATTTCTTTAACTAGTTCGATTTCAGAAAAATTATCAATGACGATACATCCTATTTTTTCATCGAAAGCATATTGTAATTCGGTAAAGCTTTTATTGTTGCCGTGGAAATGAATTCGATTGCGCGGGAAGTCCGCAGATACCGCTGTAAACAATTCCCCTCCCGAAACAACATCCAGAGAAAGTCCTTGTTGTTCGGCGATTTCATAGATAGCAATGGACGAAAATGCTTTACTCGCATAAGCGACTTGCGCGCGGATGCCCATAGTTTCAAATGTTTTCTTAAAGGCGCTTGCCCGTTCACGGAACAAGGCAATATCATAGACGTTAAGTGGTGTTCCATAAGTATGTGCAAGATCAACTGTATCCGAGCCACCTATTGTCAGATGTCCACGTTCGTTGACTGCTTGTGTTCCGTAAAAATGCATATTGCCTTCCCCTCTCAAATCAGATAACTAAAATTTTATCATATAAAGAAGGGTAGAGGCAATGATCTAAGAAACACGATCCCTATCTGGAGAGTCTGTAATGAACGGTCTAGGGGCATCTGTAGTCATTGGAAACCTAATAAGGATACGTAACATCGCCTGCGGGAAAAATGGTACAGCGGGCCATAAATACGGTACAGCCATTGGTTTCAGTGCACATAAATAATAGAAAAGTACGGCAACGGATAAGAAAAATCCGGGTGCCCCAAATAACGCAGTAGACAATAGAATACACACTCTGAAAATTTTTGTCGTAAGGCTTAATTCGTAAGAGGGAATAGAGAATGTAAAAATGGCGCTTACCGCCACATATAAAACAACTTCTGGTGTGAATAGACCAACGTCTATTGCGACTTGCCCAATGACAATCGCTGCAACAAGCCCCATCGCGGTCGACATCGGTGTCGGCGTGTGAATAGCTGCCATTCGAAGTATCTCGATTCCGCCATCTGCGATAAGAAGTTGTATAAGTAAGGGGATTTCGCCAGTATCATTCGGTCCAATATAACTAAGAAAATCAGGTAAGTATTGTTGATGCGTTGCAAGCAAGTACCAAAATGGTAAAAGAATAAGACTCATTGCAGCTGCAAAAAACCGAATTAACCTGACAATCGTTCCAATAAGGGGAGCCTGTCGATATTCTTCGGCATGTTGAAGATGATGAAACAATGGAGCTGGTGCAAGTATGACAGAGGGGGATGTATCCACGATGATTGCTATATGCCCTTCCAATAAATGTGCCGCACATATATCAGGTCGCTCCGTGAAACGAACGAATGGCATTGGATGAAAACGCTGTTTAAACAAAAATTCTTCTAGGGACTTATCAGTCATTGTCAGTCCATCGTGGCGAATGGCGTCCAGCCGGTCGCGGATATAAGTTAGATGTTCTTCACTTGCCGCCCCTTGCATGTAGGTGATAGATACATCTGTTTTTCCATTCATCGTCACTTTATGCATTTCGAACCGCAAGTTTTCTGTACGAAGCCGCCTTCTGATGAGCGCGGTATTTTGGATGATGTTCTCTGTAAATCCGTCTCTCGAACCTCTAACGACTTTTTCATTGTCAGGTTCTGCAGGCTGCCTGCCAGGATAAGATCGGATGTCAATTATAAAAGCATACCCATCAGGTGTGATGAAGGCTGCTTGTCCACTTAATAGCTCGGTCAGTAAATCGTTTTTATCTTTCACATTTGAAACGGCGTGATACGGAAAAAAGGAGAGGAACCGTTCCCCTCCATCTTCCTCGACTTCGTCCTCCCGTCCCCTATCTCCTTGCATTTGCGTCAACAAAGCCGTAATCGCATCACTGTCAATAAGTCCATTAATATAAAGGAGCAGAGCAGGCATATCCCAAAGATGCAATGTTCTGGCAGTAGCATCGAACGTCTTGTCTTTACCAAAACAGGTATAGAACCACTCTTCTCCTTCATTCTTCGATTGGAATAGCTTTTCCATTAGTTCAATCCGTCCTCACATTTACTATAATTTCTTCCGAATCAACGCCCATCCATAATTTCAATTGAGCTAAAATTTTCTTTTCCAGACGTGACACTTGGACTTGTGATATGCCAATTCTTTCTGCAATATCACTTTGCGTGCAATCAAGATAGTAGCGCATATAAATGATCGTTTGATCCCTTTTATTTAATTTGGAAATTACATCACGAAGCGGGATATGATCGAACACTCTTTCAGATCTATCATCTCGCAACTGATCCATCAGCGTTAAGCTATCCCCTTCACTTTCATATAACTGTTCATGAAGTGATGCAGGATCACGTAACGCATCAGATGCGAGAACGATATCGTCAACGGACACTTCTAAGACTGCTGCAACCTCTGAAATGGATGGAGATTTACCATGAAGTTTAATATAATCGTCGGTCGCATGTCGGATTTTGAAACTGAGCTCGCGGATAGACCGGCTCACTTTCACCATTCCATCATCCCTTAGAAAACGCTGAATTTCGCCGACAACCATTGGAACAGCATATGTCGAGAACTTCACCTCGTACGACAGATCGAATTTATCGATCGATTTCATAAGTCCAATGCAACCGATTTGAAACAAATCCTCAGGATCTGCGCCACGAGAAGCAAACCGCTGGACAATGGACCAGACAAGACGCGTATTTCCCTCAACCATCATCCTTCTCGCTTCTTTATCACCTTCTTGCGAAATTTTAATGAGTTCCCTCATCTTTTCTTGGGTCAACAATGCAGGTTTTAATTCAACGGATGCGTCCATGGGTCACCTCATTCTGCTTGCTTCCGGGACCGGAGAAAACGTTTTCTCGAACTTTACGACTGTTCCACTTCCTAATGCAGATTCGACTGACACTTTGTCGGCAAAACTTTCCATTATCGTAAATCCCATACCCGATCGCTCCATGAAGGGGCGCGTTGTAAACATAGGTTCCATCGCTTGATCCACGTCAAAAATGCCCATACCTTCATCTCGGACCGTCATCGTTACTTTGTTTCCTTCAATTACAGCACGGACAGTAACCATACTCTTTCCATCGCACTCGTAACCATGAATGATTGCATTCGTCACAGCTTCCGACACAATTGTCTTAAATTCTGAAATCTCTTCGATAGTCGGATCAAGAGGCGTGATAAAACAAGTCGTAGCCATTCTTGCCAGCGCTTCATTTTCCTCAATTGCGACGAATGATAACGTCATTTCATTGTTCATGCAAAACCCCTCCGATTTCCCCGATCGCTATTTCGACCGTGCAATGCCTTATATTTGGTCCAAGACCGGAAAATGTAAATATCTTCTCCATCGTCGAGGATGGATTTAAAATAAGTGTTTCTCCCTCCACAGGTGCTAAATCGCGCATCCTTCCAAGAATGAGCCCGATTCCTGCGCTATCCATGAATCCAAGCCTCGACAAATCCCATATAACCGCTCGGACTTGTCCACTGTAAATAGATGTAGAAATTTGAGATCTAATTCGATTTGCCTCATGGTTGTCTAATTCCCCTTGCAGTGTTGCAATTAAAACACCATTATCAATGATTTCGATGTCTGCCATGTTGAAACCCCTCCTTACAGCGAATTATTCCACATTCGAAGGGAAAAATCCTTACTCTAGACAGAACTAGTCATAGTCAGTGCAAAGTTCTTATGTTTCGACATTGCCCACTTCTGTTGAAAGTATGTACGTCTTCCATTCGATTTACACATCGGCAGAAAAAAGAAATTTTGTAGTTATGATTGGTTGGGGGTGGTTATAATTGGTCGGGGCTTGGTTATGCTCGGTCGGACTGCTGTTATGATTGGTCGGGGCTTGGTTATGCTCGATTTCTTAATTTCAAAAAGCTACCCTATCAACCAAATTCGGTTGATAGGGTAGCTTTGATTTTCAATTACTATTAACCCGTAATCATGTCACCAATGAGACGCGGGCTTTCCACTGCTTCTTTTCCAATGGAAATATGTTTTTGGATCAGTGTCATGGATTGTTCTACGTTTTCCGTATTCGAATGGATAATGGCAAGCGGTTCTCCTTCTAACACAGTATCCCCGATTTTTTTAGTAAGTACAATACCTACTGCAAGATCGATTTCATCATCTTTTGTCGCTCTACCCGCGCCCAGTAGCATCGCTGCAACGCCAATGTCATCAGCTTCCATCTTCGTTACATAACCCGATGATAGCGCAGGTACTTCAATCTGATATCTCGCTGTTGGCAATAGCGATGTATCATGAATAATTGCACCATTACCACCTTGCGCTTCAATCAGTTTGCCAAACAGTTCAAGTGCTGAACCATCAGCTATGACCGCTTTCAGCATATCCCTAGCTTCCTCAACTGAAGAAGCTTTTTCTCCTGCAACAATCATCTTGCTACCTAGAACAAGACAAAGTTCAGTCAAATCTTCAGGGCCATTCCCCTTGAGAGTCTCAACCGCTTCAATTACTTCAAGTGAGTTCCCAATTGCAAATCCTAAAGGCTGGCTCATATCAGAAATGACCGCCATCGTATTTCTACCGACTTGTTTACCAATTGCCACCATCGAATGAGCAAGTGCTCTTGCATCTTCTTCAGTTTTCATGAATGCACCGTCGCCCGTTTTCACATCGAGGACAATCGCATCTGCACCCGCAGCAATTTTCTTGCTCATAATTGAGCTGGCAATTAGCGGAATGCTATCGACAGTAGCCGTCACATCTCGCAAGGAATAGAGTTTTTTATCAGCCGGTGTCAAGTTGCCACTCTGACCAATGACCGCTAATTTCAAATCATTTACTTGCTTGACAAACTGTTCTTCAGTCAATTCGATATGGAACCCTTCTATCGCCTCGAGCTTGTCCAGTGTCCCTCCAGTATGTCCAAGACCCCTGCCACTCATTTTCGCGACAGGAACGCCGCACGCTGCCACGAGAGGGACCAAGATTAATGTCGTAGTATCGCCAACTCCACCTGTCGAATGCTTATCTACTTTAATCCCTTCGATTGCTGATAAATCAATCTGATCTCCAGACTCAACCATCGCCATCGTCAAGTATCCTTGTTCTTCAGCAGTCATTCCTTTGAAATAAATCGCCATAAGAAACGCACTCGCTTGATAATCCGGGATAGAACCTTCTGTATAGCCATTTACAAAAAAAGTGATTTCTTCTTTTGTAAGTACTTCACCGTTCCGTTTTTTCTCAATAACATCTACCATTCTGAACAAATTCATCACGCCTTTCCCGCTAATAAATTCAAGAAACTCTTGCCGAATTCAGGCATTTTCACATTAAAGTTTTCCGCGATTGTAGCACCAATATCAGAGAAGGTCTCGTTCATTGGCATTTCCCCACCAGTTTTGAATGAAGGCGAATAGACGAGGAGTGGGACATATTCCCGCGTATGATCCGTACCCGGATAGGTTGGATCATTGCCATGATCCGCTGTTAGGATAAGCAAATCGTCATCGCGTAGCAATTCAAAGATTTCAGGCAATCTTGCATCAAATTCTTGTAGTGCATTCCCGTAACCTATCGGATCTCTCCGATGTCCAAATAACGCATCAAAATCGACTAGATTCGTGAAGCTGAGGCCCACGAAGTCTTTTTTCATAACATCCAGTAATTTGTCAACACCATCCATATTGCTCACCGTTCGAACTGTTTCTGTAATACCTTCACCGTTAAAAATATCAGCAATTTTGCCAATTGCCATTACATTATAATCGGCAGAAACTAATTCGTTCATAACAGTACGATTGAATGGTTTGAG
This window encodes:
- a CDS encoding D-alanyl-D-alanine carboxypeptidase family protein, translating into MKRTLIVVLFFMLLVGGGQKEVAASGQAWAVIDADTGRLLEGQNENVRLPIASLTKMWTAFTFIESGKLPKDVIISPQAASAEGSSLYLPQGMMIDSYALLNGLMLRSGNDAARALAEHAGGSMDGFVDLMNEKALLYGLNDTVFTNPSGLHDERHLSTAYETALMLHYAMGNDKFRKIATTENYSYQGKDQAYNWRNKHRLIHSEQTAIAGKTGFTKAAGRTLATYFEKDGKNIIVVTLNDGNDWNTHRNLASKVFSTFDLVTVAKKGVYDILPGVEAELAKPIRLLLKKGEKSKLSNVILIPRGKDEKSTGHWTVSLDNEPLITTEVLIKQ
- the scpB gene encoding SMC-Scp complex subunit ScpB translates to MKFNDRLPGMIESFLFIVGDEGLTIKQLTSLTEHKESEVAKAIDRLRMGYEERKESGIMLKQFGGAYRLVTKAEFVEDIKRLLENPSPKSMTQASLEVLAIIAYRQPVTRVEIDDLRGVKSEGPINTLISKGLIMEKGRSEGSGRAILFGTTDLFLDRFGLESLDGLPPLSQEEDGEAVETDLFMTKFQEAFAMENDGGGNIS
- a CDS encoding segregation/condensation protein A, whose product is MTYQVKLDAFEGPLDLLLHLINRLEIDIYDIPMAELTTQYIEHLQAMRVLQLDELSEYLVLAATLIEIKSKMLLPVHDGEEFDDDFDFDMEDDPRDELVARLIEYKKYKEAAISLKESADMRSGYFTKPPEDLTEFGEIVVSESEESLNVFDLIGAFQKMLHRKRLKAPMTASISKTEVSISEKMNDIMAILEKGGGKCDFYSLFEKGETSDLVVTFLSLLELMKRRDITVNQAGNFDDLTVSFRREDE
- a CDS encoding DUF309 domain-containing protein, which translates into the protein MHPYHHPLFVNFIVYFNSNQDYFECHEVLEEYWKSIPNSDKNHPLTAYILLATGMYHWRRGNKPGASRTLNKAMTKFPTFVTNNPAYTEEIDFDQLIHDVTRAVNYLNQDLPFESFPITILSDRITDLTSKSEQSMTLQPFGSDAVIHKHMLRDRSDILREREEKKKDRL
- a CDS encoding GNAT family N-acetyltransferase, whose amino-acid sequence is MTLLRYKKTYEKIAMGLLSYMPGDKTVKKLQEWIFHYETDESWQLYLLKKDEDFLGLIGIQLGEEDYTLQHLSVNPSFRGEGIGQEMVMKLQALFPDKACIGTEETDLFIQKCKSKEDGSDN
- the lysA gene encoding diaminopimelate decarboxylase, encoding MHFYGTQAVNERGHLTIGGSDTVDLAHTYGTPLNVYDIALFRERASAFKKTFETMGIRAQVAYASKAFSSIAIYEIAEQQGLSLDVVSGGELFTAVSADFPRNRIHFHGNNKSFTELQYAFDEKIGCIVIDNFSEIELVKEIAESRKESMNVLIRVTPGVHASTHDYITTGQEDSKFGFDLKNGQTDEAFLQLYNHPYINLLGMHCHIGSQIFETDAFRLASEALMNKMVAWRDNHEFICTVLNLGGGFGIRYTEEDKPLEPSVYVEEMATVVLSMTRSHNYPVPEIWIEPGRSLVGDAGTTLYTAGSSKEVPGVRKYVAVDGGMSDNIRPALYGAKYTAVSANRMDEPHVDKVTIAGKCCESGDKLIEEAQLANPTEGDIIAVFCTGAYGYSMASNYNRLPKPAVVFCENGEHQLVVRRETYEDIVRLDIPLQLVRREERI
- a CDS encoding spore germination protein; this encodes MEKLFQSKNEGEEWFYTCFGKDKTFDATARTLHLWDMPALLLYINGLIDSDAITALLTQMQGDRGREDEVEEDGGERFLSFFPYHAVSNVKDKNDLLTELLSGQAAFITPDGYAFIIDIRSYPGRQPAEPDNEKVVRGSRDGFTENIIQNTALIRRRLRTENLRFEMHKVTMNGKTDVSITYMQGAASEEHLTYIRDRLDAIRHDGLTMTDKSLEEFLFKQRFHPMPFVRFTERPDICAAHLLEGHIAIIVDTSPSVILAPAPLFHHLQHAEEYRQAPLIGTIVRLIRFFAAAMSLILLPFWYLLATHQQYLPDFLSYIGPNDTGEIPLLIQLLIADGGIEILRMAAIHTPTPMSTAMGLVAAIVIGQVAIDVGLFTPEVVLYVAVSAIFTFSIPSYELSLTTKIFRVCILLSTALFGAPGFFLSVAVLFYYLCALKPMAVPYLWPAVPFFPQAMLRILIRFPMTTDAPRPFITDSPDRDRVS
- a CDS encoding SigF/SigG family RNA polymerase sporulation sigma factor, translating into MDASVELKPALLTQEKMRELIKISQEGDKEARRMMVEGNTRLVWSIVQRFASRGADPEDLFQIGCIGLMKSIDKFDLSYEVKFSTYAVPMVVGEIQRFLRDDGMVKVSRSIRELSFKIRHATDDYIKLHGKSPSISEVAAVLEVSVDDIVLASDALRDPASLHEQLYESEGDSLTLMDQLRDDRSERVFDHIPLRDVISKLNKRDQTIIYMRYYLDCTQSDIAERIGISQVQVSRLEKKILAQLKLWMGVDSEEIIVNVRTD
- the spoIIAB gene encoding anti-sigma F factor — protein: MNNEMTLSFVAIEENEALARMATTCFITPLDPTIEEISEFKTIVSEAVTNAIIHGYECDGKSMVTVRAVIEGNKVTMTVRDEGMGIFDVDQAMEPMFTTRPFMERSGMGFTIMESFADKVSVESALGSGTVVKFEKTFSPVPEASRMR
- a CDS encoding anti-sigma factor antagonist (This anti-anti-sigma factor, or anti-sigma factor antagonist, belongs to a family that includes characterized members SpoIIAA, RsbV, RsfA, and RsfB.), whose product is MADIEIIDNGVLIATLQGELDNHEANRIRSQISTSIYSGQVRAVIWDLSRLGFMDSAGIGLILGRMRDLAPVEGETLILNPSSTMEKIFTFSGLGPNIRHCTVEIAIGEIGGVLHEQ
- a CDS encoding pyrimidine-nucleoside phosphorylase, whose translation is MNLFRMVDVIEKKRNGEVLTKEEITFFVNGYTEGSIPDYQASAFLMAIYFKGMTAEEQGYLTMAMVESGDQIDLSAIEGIKVDKHSTGGVGDTTTLILVPLVAACGVPVAKMSGRGLGHTGGTLDKLEAIEGFHIELTEEQFVKQVNDLKLAVIGQSGNLTPADKKLYSLRDVTATVDSIPLIASSIMSKKIAAGADAIVLDVKTGDGAFMKTEEDARALAHSMVAIGKQVGRNTMAVISDMSQPLGFAIGNSLEVIEAVETLKGNGPEDLTELCLVLGSKMIVAGEKASSVEEARDMLKAVIADGSALELFGKLIEAQGGNGAIIHDTSLLPTARYQIEVPALSSGYVTKMEADDIGVAAMLLGAGRATKDDEIDLAVGIVLTKKIGDTVLEGEPLAIIHSNTENVEQSMTLIQKHISIGKEAVESPRLIGDMITG